Sequence from the Desulfatibacillum aliphaticivorans DSM 15576 genome:
CGGGCGCCGCGCTCGTCAGCCAGGAAGCCCAGAACAGCGTATATTCCATAAACGATGAGGACTACACCTCGTCCTACAACAATATATACTTGGACGGCGGCCAGTTGGCATTGAGCCTGAACGGAGCGGGCGAGGCGGCCGTCACCGTGGCGCCGGATTCGGAAAACGCGACGAACGCGATCCAGGCTTTTGTGGGCGAATTGAATTCGTTCATCGAATTCTTGCAGGATAACGAGCAATACATCACAGGGGACGTGCTAAACTCCCTGACCTCGTATATTGAAGATCAGAAAAGGGGACTGGCGGCCATTGGAATAACCCTGAGCGAGGACGGGTATCTGCAGGTGGATGGGGCGGCCTTAAGCCAGGCTGCCTCGGAAGACCTGGAAGGGGTGCAGGATTTGTTTGCCGGCGTGGACGGGCTGGCGGTGCGTGCGGCCAATTTGACCAACCAGATTGGCGGCGCCCTGCCCTTGAATTACGCCCGGGAGGCGGCCAGCGTCACAGCTTCGGACCTGTTCGACTTGGGGGTTTACAACTCCTCGTCCTATATCCTGCAAAGCCTGTTGCTGGATCAGGTCCAGGGAACGGTGATTAACACCTATGCTTAAGGACGGGCCGGGATTTCAGGGGACGTGACCTTATCTCCGGAAGAAGATAGATTTGCCAAGCATGACGATTGAGATAAGGATTGCGTCCCCGTTTCAGTCAAAAAGCGATTATCAATCCTTGGGCATTTCCACCCAGATGTCGGCTTCGTTGCCGCACTGGGAGCACGTGGCGTGGCCCTTTTGCTTGTCTTTTTCCTGGGGATGCTCCTCCACTTCCACCAGGGAGCATGTGATGATCATTTCCGCTTCATTCCCGCATTTTTCGCACTTGCAAACCTGCTTGAATTTCTTCGTCGTCTCAGCCATGACACTCTCCTTATGGGTTTTCGGGACCGGCGGGGGAGTCCCCCTTACGCCCGGACCCTTCGTATTTATCCAGCCAAATTCTCAGGAGCACATTAACCAGCGTTGCAAGGGGTATGGCGAAAAACAGGCCCCAGACCCCCCATATTCCGCCAAAAAAGAGTACTGCTATAATAATAGCCACGGGATGGAGATTGACAACCTCGGAAAGAAGCAAAGGCGCCAGGATCTGCCCGTCGAAAATCTGTATGAATCCGTAGGAAGCCACAGCCCACAAGGCTTTCGGCTCCACGCCCCATTGAAAAAATGCGATGAGCCCCACGGGAAAAAACATGACCGTCACCCCGATGTAGGGAAAGATCACGGACAGGCCCGTGAACAGGGAAAGCAGCAGGGTGTAGTTGAGATCCAAAAATTTGAACACCGCGAAGCTGAGGCCCCAGATGATGAGAATCTCCCAGCCCTTGCCCCGGACATAGTTGGAAACCTGCCGGTTGACGTCATGCCAGACCGACCGGGTCAGCCCCATGTCGCTGGGGCGGAACCGAAGCATCCATCCTATGATGATCTCCTTGTCCTTTAAGAAGAAAAAGACCAGAAAAGGCACCAAAACCAAATACACCACCAAAGTCACCAGGGTGTACACCGAGGCCACGGACAGGGAAACCGCCCGTTTTGCAAAGGCCGCAGCGGCGGAATTGCCCATTTCGAAAATCTGATCCACCTGGGCCTTGGATATGAACTCGGGATATTTTTCCGGCAGATGCATCAACTGCTTCTGCCCTGTGGAAAGCATGTCGGGGAGTTGTCTCAAGAACTGAATGATCTGCTTGGAGATTTGAGGCAAAAGCCAGACCACCAAAATCACCATGGCGCTCAAAAAAAGGACGAACACGATGATCACGCAGGCCAGCCTGGGAATTTTAAACTGCTGCAAACGGACCACAAGACCGTCCAGCAGATAAGCGATGACGATGCTGACGAACACCGGCATGAGCATTTCACCCAAATACAGGATGGAAAGCAGCCCGGTGATCAGCATCAGCACCAGGACCACCATCTGGGGGTCGGACAAATACCGGTCCACCCAATTCTTGATCATGGAAATCATATTTTAAGCAATTCCTCGCAATATACCTTGTCGCACCGCACGCAGGCCGCAGGTCCGCTGCCCTTTAAAAGGCCGCCCCCTCAGCACGGAAAATCATCCCTGCCACAGGGTTATGGCGGCTTTGCGCCTGGAACGGAAGCGCACCATGACTTTTTCCAGGGGCGACTCGTGGGGGCCTATGGTGATGAGCGGGGTCTTTTGCACGTCCTCCTCCACGGCGTACGTGCGCCCCACCCCCACTTCCTTGCTTGATCCGTCCTCAAAAAAAGCCTTGATTTTCGCGACATAAATGGAAGCCCCCTCGGTGGAGATCCGGAACGCGGTCGCGTTTTTTCCCGCATCAGTGATGTAGATGTAGCCGTTGCCCAGCTTGTTGTTCGCCTCCGGCTTGGGGCTGCCCTGGCCCATCATCAGGGGTTCGCCTGCAAAAACCAAAGCAAGGGATAAAAGAAAGAACATGCAGGCGGACAAAGCCAGCCGCGCCAATCGTGCTTTTTTCATCTTGGACTCCTGGATTTGTTGCTGTTTTGAAGCATAAAGGGCGCCAGCCCTCTAGCAAAACTATCTTGAAAGGATACCAAAAATGCAGGGAGGAGGAAAACAAAAAAGGAAAAATCCAGGGGGCTGAACGGAAAAGGCCCGCCAACGCCGGCTTTTCCCAGGGATTTGGGAGCCCAATGCGCCGCAGGCCCTTAAAAAACGAAATGGACGAATTTTCGGGGGGAGGAAAGAGCCCCTACAACCTGCCGATCATCATGGCAAGCCCCACCGCTGCGCCTATCCAAAATAGGGTTTTGATGCATCCCATGCAACGGCCCAGGCCAGCCCGGTCCATGTACCCGGTTCCCAACGAGGTTCTCCGGGTGGAATCCTCGGGAGAGCAAAGAATGTAAATATAATACAAGAAGTTATCAATATTTATGGCCATGTCCGCCTCCTGAAACTACGGGTCCTTATGATTTGCACGTTTGTCCGTGAACATCCTTGAAAGTTCATTTGTGCTTGCCATAATAAACCCGGAGATATATATTAGTAAAATTAAATTAATTTTTATTTTGGATTAGAAAATCTAATGCTGCCGGACTTCAATCGCCTCAAACTTTTCTACCATGTATACGCCCGCCGAAGCGTGGCCGGGGCCGCCAGGGATCTGCACGTAACCCAATCCGCGGTCAGCCAGGGGCTCGCCAAGCTGGAGGAGGAGCTGGAAACCCCGCTCTTCACCCGGGTGCACAAGGGCATCGTGCCCACTCCCGCGGCGGAAAGCCTGTTCAACATGGTCAAGCCCTTTGTGGAGGAGTTGGAAAGCGAGCTGCGGAGTTTTGCGGCTTCCAAGAAGCAGCCCTGGGGGCTTTTGCGGGTGGGGTCGCCCCGGATGTTCGGCAAGATTTACATGCTCCGGGTCTTTGCGTCCTTTCGGGAGAAATATCCGGAGGTCAGCTTTTTTCTAGAGCTCGGAGGCCAGGAAAAGCTGTTGAACATGGTCCGGGCCGGGGACCTGGATTTTACCTTTTCGGACATTTTTTTTGCGGAAAAGGCGGATTTGTCCGGCCTGCGGGATTTCGCGGTGGAGCCGGTGATCGAGGAGGAGGTGATCCTGGCTTGCTCCACCCGGTATTATGAGGAGCGCATTCGGGGGGATCATTCGTTAAAGCATCTGCTGACATTGGATTATCTGGCTTTCCGGCCGGACCAGTTGATTCTGCGGGGATGGTTCAAGCACCATTTCAAACGCCAGGCGCCGCGCCTGAACATATCCCTCACCGTGGACAACATTCAGGCCGTCATCGCGGCCATCGACGAACACATGGGCCTGGGCGTGATCGCCTCTCACCTGGCCTGGGAGCAAATCAGCCGGGGGGACATCATGGCAGTCCATACCAACAAGCCGCCCATCTCCAATACGATCTCCCTGGTGCAACTGGCTAACAAAGTCCCCAGTCTCACGGAAAAAGTCTTCCTGCGGCATTTCCACAAATCCATGGCCGCCATGGAAATGCACAAGGACTTTTTCAAGCTCTGGCCCCAGCCTTGAATCGGTTATCGGCATATTTTTACTTGAAATGTCCAAGGGATTGACACGCTGCATCTATATTTTAACCACGGAAAACACGGAATACACGGAAATTAAAACGCGAAACGCTGGATTTGGGCTTTGGGGTAGCTTCCGAAATTTATCAACAATCCCAACTTCAGGCCGGAGCCTTTCAGATAGTTAATTATCTGAGCTTGATGTTCTGCAGCAATTTCTTTAACCGCCTTGATTTCAAGAATAATCTGACTGTAGCAAACCAAATCAGGCTTATAGAACTGCTGTAATATACGCCCTTTATAATTGAGTTTCAGGTCGGGCTGAGCCACAAAAGGTACTCCCCTTGCCGACAACTCCGTTTCCAAGCATTCCTGATAGACGGCCTCCAGGAATCCGCAGCCCATTTCACTGTATACCTCGAATACTGCGCCTCTGATGACATAGGTCTCTCTTTCAAAGATCAAATTGCTCATTTCTGTGCCTTCCGTGTTTTCCGT
This genomic interval carries:
- a CDS encoding AI-2E family transporter; this translates as MISMIKNWVDRYLSDPQMVVLVLMLITGLLSILYLGEMLMPVFVSIVIAYLLDGLVVRLQQFKIPRLACVIIVFVLFLSAMVILVVWLLPQISKQIIQFLRQLPDMLSTGQKQLMHLPEKYPEFISKAQVDQIFEMGNSAAAAFAKRAVSLSVASVYTLVTLVVYLVLVPFLVFFFLKDKEIIIGWMLRFRPSDMGLTRSVWHDVNRQVSNYVRGKGWEILIIWGLSFAVFKFLDLNYTLLLSLFTGLSVIFPYIGVTVMFFPVGLIAFFQWGVEPKALWAVASYGFIQIFDGQILAPLLLSEVVNLHPVAIIIAVLFFGGIWGVWGLFFAIPLATLVNVLLRIWLDKYEGSGRKGDSPAGPENP
- a CDS encoding LysR family transcriptional regulator, whose protein sequence is MLPDFNRLKLFYHVYARRSVAGAARDLHVTQSAVSQGLAKLEEELETPLFTRVHKGIVPTPAAESLFNMVKPFVEELESELRSFAASKKQPWGLLRVGSPRMFGKIYMLRVFASFREKYPEVSFFLELGGQEKLLNMVRAGDLDFTFSDIFFAEKADLSGLRDFAVEPVIEEEVILACSTRYYEERIRGDHSLKHLLTLDYLAFRPDQLILRGWFKHHFKRQAPRLNISLTVDNIQAVIAAIDEHMGLGVIASHLAWEQISRGDIMAVHTNKPPISNTISLVQLANKVPSLTEKVFLRHFHKSMAAMEMHKDFFKLWPQP
- a CDS encoding GxxExxY protein, coding for MSNLIFERETYVIRGAVFEVYSEMGCGFLEAVYQECLETELSARGVPFVAQPDLKLNYKGRILQQFYKPDLVCYSQIILEIKAVKEIAAEHQAQIINYLKGSGLKLGLLINFGSYPKAQIQRFAF